GATGCGGCGAGAAAGCGTCGTAGGGCAGGGTTTCCCAGTCGGGCAACTGGCGCACGCGCAAGGCCGGCGCGAACAGGCGGATCTCCTCGGCCAGGCGCTGGGCCTCCAGCGGGTCCGCGGTGAGGATGACCAGCGGCCTGCCCGCCTGGCGCGCGATATCGGCCAGCAGCCACGCATCGCCGGAACCCGGCGGGCGCGGATGCGCGTATCGGGTTCCAGGCTTGAGCGCCGCGAGCAGGGAAGCGGTCGACGGGACCAGGGCGGCCGTGGCGGCCGCGATCGTGGAGGAGGATTCTGCTGACATGAGTGGAAGGATTATAAAATCTCCGGCCTATGTCCGTGTCTCTTCTTGCTCTCGTACCCGCCGCCGGCATCGGCGCCCGTGCCCAGCGTTCCGGCGCCGGCGCCGTCCAGGCCGGCCGCGCGCCGGCCTCCGCCGCGGGCGGCCCGGCGGCCGGGGGGGCTCATGCCGTGCCCCATGCCGTGTCCGATGCTGTGCCCGCGCCCACGCTCGCCCCCGCGCCGCTGCCGAAACAGTACCGGCTGCTGCGCGGCCAGCCCATGCTGCGCCATGCCGTCGCCGCCTTGCTGGCGGATCCGCGCATCGGCGAGGTGCGGGTGGCCGTCGCGCCGGACGACCCCTGGGCGGCGCCGGCGCTGGCCGGGCTGCCGCGCACTGTCGTGCGCTATTGCGGCGGGGCGACGCGCGCCGGCACCGTGGCCCAGGCCCTGGCCGACAGCGGCGCGGCGCCGGACGACTGGGTGCTGGTGCACGACGCCGCGCGGCCCGGCCTGCCGGCCGACGCGCTGGCGCGGCTCATCGACGCCTGCCTGGGCGACGCGGTGGGAGGGCTCCTGGCCCTGCCGGTCGCCGACACGGTCAAGGCTGGGCGGAAGGACGCCGGCGGGACGGCGGGCGCCGCGGCGGACGGGCCGGTGCGGGTGGCCCGCACGGTGGATCGCGACGGACTGTGGCTGGCGCAGACGCCCCAGATGTTCCGCGCGGGGATGCTCGCCGATGCGCTGGCCGCCGCCGCGCGCGACGGCGTGCCGGTCACGGACGAGGCCTCGGCCCTGGAAGCGGCCGGCCACGCGCCTTTGCTGGTGCCCGGCGCCTTGCGCAACTTCAAGGTGACCTGGCCCGATGATTTCGACTTGATGGAAAAATGGCTATGACTATCCCCTTCCGCGTAGGGCAGGGTTTCGACGTACACGCGCTGGTGGAGGGCCGCCCGCTGATCGTCGGCGGCGTGACGATCCCCCATACGCACGGCCTGCTGGGCCACTCCGACGCCGACGTGCTGCTGCACGCGGTGACCGACGCCGTGCTGGGGGCGGCGGGGCTGGGCGATATCGGGCGGCACTTCCCGGACACCGATCCCGCCTACAAGGGCGCCGACAGCCGGGTGCTGCTGCGGGCGGCCATGGCGAAGGTGGCCGAGGCCGGCTGGCAGGTGGTCAACGTGGACGCGACGGTGCACGCGCAGGCGCCGAAGATCGGGCCGCACGCCGCGGGCATGGCGGCGAACATCGCCGCGGACCTGCGGGTGGCGGTGGAGGCGGTCAACGTCAAGGCCAAGACCAACGAGGGCCTGGGCTACCTGGGACGCAAGGAAGGCATCGCGGCCACCGTCGTGGCGCTGCTGGCGCGCGCTTGAGAAAGTGAAAAGCCGATGGAAATCGTTCCATCGGCTTCGTTTCGGCGGCTTCGTTTGCTTGGCCGGCTTACTTGCCTTGCGCGGCCAGCACCTGGGCGGTGGCGTTCACCACGGCGGCGATGCGGCCGACGTCGCGCAGTTGCTCGGTGCTGTAGCCTTCCTGCTTCAGCAAGGCATAGTGCGACTCGACGCAGAAGTGGCACTTGCCGATGATGGAGGCGCACAGGGCGAATAGCTCGAAGCGCTTCTTGTCGACGCCGCCGCTGGTGGCGTAGGCGTTCATGCGCAACTGCGCCGGCAAGCCCTTGAGCTGGGCGTCGCCCGACATCTCGACGTAGGGATACCAGACGTTGTTCATGCCCATCAGCGAGGCGGCGGTCAAGGCGCCGTTGGCATCGGCCTCGGACAATCCTTTCTTGAAGGCCTCGACCAGCACCGGGCTGCGCGCGGCGAAGGCGGCGGCCAGGGCCGCGCCCACGGCATCTTCGGCGGGCAGGGTGGAGCGGCCGATCACCGAGTCCAGATTCAGGCGGATGTCCTTGGCCCAGTCGGGCACGAGTTCCTTGATGGATTGGATGAATTCCATAGTTTCTACCTATAATCCAGGGCTGTTAAAGCCCGGCGAACCGGGCTTGGGGCGCGGCCTGTGCACTCCATCGGAGTCCCAGGCCCGCTTGCGAATTACAGCGTGGCGCCGCCGACCGAGCGGTTGCAGGCGCACAGTTCGTCGGTTTGCAGACCGTCCAGCAGGCGCAGCACTTCTTCAGGGTTGCGGCCCACGTTCAGGTTGTTCACCGAGACGTGCTGGATGACGTTGTCGGGATCGACGATGAAGGTGGCGCGCAGCGCAACGCCGGCCGACTTCTCGCGGATGCCCAGTTGGTCGACCAGGGCGCCGGTGGTGTCGCCGAACTGGTAGTGACCCAGCTTGTTCAGGTCCGGGTGCTCGCGGCGCCAGGCCAGCTTGACGAATTCGTTGTCGGTGGAACCGCCCAACAGCACGGCGTCACGGTCTTCGAAATCCTTGGCCAGCTTGTTGAAGCCGACGATTTCGGTCGGGCACACGAAGGTGAAATCCTTCGGATAGAAGTAGATCACTTTCCACTTGCCGGGGAACGAGCTTTCGGTGATGTCTTCGAAGGCCGACACACCGTTCTCTTCGTGCTGATTGAAACCGGGCTTGACGCCGGCAACCTTGAAAGGCTCGAGCTTATCGCCAACAGTTTTCATGTGAACTCCTATTTGTTGGGGGTAGAAAATCTAGCAAGGAATAAATTCTACGCTATTGATTTTCACTGTCTAATTGATAATTTCTAATCTTGGTTTTGGGTAATTCTATCCGCGCCGTCAGTCCGCCGCCTTGCCGGGGGAGCATTTTCAGCGACCCGCCGACGTGCTTGAGCAGCCGCTCGACGATAGCCAACCCCAATCCCGCGCCGCTCACGCCCGTGCGCGCCGCTTCGCCGCGCGAGAAGGGCCGCAGCAGGCGTTCGACGTCGTCGGTGGCGATGCCCGGCCCGCGATCGGAAACCTCGATGGCGATGATATTGCCTTCGGGTTGCACCGCCATGACCAGGTGGGCCTGGCCGTCGCCGGAGCGGCCGTAGCGGCGCGCGTTCTCGATGAGGTTGCTGACGATGCGCTTGAGGTCCAGGGCGGTGATGCGGGCGCGCAGGCCGGGCGTGATGAAGGCCTCCAGCTCGCCGCCCGTGGAGGCGGTGTGGCTGCGCTCGCGCTCCAGCAATTCGGTCAGCACGCTGGAGATGTCCGTGGCCATCTGCGGCAGCGTGCCGGCGGGGCGCGCGTATTCCATCAACTGGCCGATACTGTGGTCGATCTGGGCCAGGTCCTCGTCGATGGCCTGGCGCGCGTCTTCCGAGACGCCGCTCATCTCGATTTCCAGCCGCATGCGCGCCAGCGGGGTGCGCAGGTCGTGGGAGATGCCGGCCAGCATCAGTTCGCGGTCCGCCTCCGTCTGCCGGATGTCCTTGGCCATGCGATTGAAGGAGGCGTTCAGGTCGCGGATTTCGGCGGGACCGTTTTCCGGCAGCGGCGCCGGGGTCTCCCCGCGCGACAGGATCTGCGCCGCGCGCGCCAGGCGCGACAGCGGCCGGTTCACGAAGCCCACGCTGACGGCCGCGCCCACCAGGGAGAGCAGCAGCGCGGTGGCGCCCCAGCCCAGCCATTCGATGCCGCCGGTCAGGCCGATCTGCTCCCGTTCGAAAACCAGCCAGTAGAGGTCGTGGTCGATCTGGAAGCTGACCCAGAAGCCCGGGACCTGGTTCACGCCCCAGGAAATCTGGGTTTCCGGGCCGAAGCGCGAGCGGATGTGGTCCGCCACGCGCTGCCAGTAGTCGTCATGGGGAAGGGGCTCGGCGAAATCGGTGACTTCGCGCGGATAGACCTGGATGCCTTCGTTGGTGGCGAGGTCCAGCAGCAGCTTGCTGCGCTCGTCCGCCTGCGAATACACCAGGGCCGTGCGTGTGATATTGACGGCCGTAACCACCCGCTGCGCCATCTGATTGGCGCGCGGTCCCAGCTCCATACTGAAAAACACCTGCAACCAGGCGCCCAGACTGACCAGCATCAAGGCGGCAAGCAGGAGAAAAGTACGGCCGAACAGCCCTAGACGTATACGCGACGCCATGCTTGAAAGGATCATGCCCGGGCCGGGCAGGGGCGTCGCCCCTCATGCCCCGGCCCGGGAGTATGGATCAGCTACCGCCGTCCGGCACGAAGACGTAACCCAGTCCCCACACGGTCTGGATGAATACCGGCTTCGACGGATTGGGCTCGATCAGTTTGCGCAGGCGCGAAATCTGGACGTCCAGGCTGCGGTCGAAGGCTTCGTACTCGCGGCCGCGCGCCAATTCCATCAGTTTGTCGCGCGACAGCGGGATTTTCGGGTGGCGGGCGAAAACCTTCAGGACCGAGAATTCGCCGGTCGTGATGGGCACTTGCTCGTTGTTGCGCGTCAGGGTGCGCGTGGACAGGTTCAGGACGTAGGGCCCGAACGCGATCGACTCGTTTTCCTGGCTGGGCGCGCCCGGATGCTCTTCCGTGCCGCGGCGGCGCAGGATGGCGTTGATGCGGGCCAGCAGTTCGCGCGGGTTGAAGGGCTTGGACAGGTAGTCGTCGGCGCCCATTTCCAGGCCGACGATGCGGTCGATTTCTTCCGCTTTCGCCGTCAGCATGATGATGGGCGTGTTGTCATGGCCCCCACGCAGGCGGCGGCAGATGGATAATCCATCTTCGCCGGGCAGCATCAGGTCCAGCACCAGCAGGTCGAAATGTTCGCGCTGCCAAAGCTTGCCCATCTCCTTGGCGTCCTCGGCCACGAATACGTTGAAGCCCTGTTCGGACAGGTAACGCCGCAGCAGGTCGCGCAAGCGGGGATCGTCGTCGACGACCAGGACCTTACGGGTGGGGGTAGTGTTTTGCGTGTTCATGGCGGCAAATGTAACAGCGCGGATTTTCGGCCGCTAGTGGGCGTTCACAAGATATTACACATTGGGAATATCGGTTGAAATCCCCCTTACAAACGAGGGGAAACCCGCTTTTCCGTACAATCTTTCTCCATGAATCTCACCCTTTTGGCCCTGGAAACGTCCTCTTCGCGCTGCGGCGTGGCCCTTCTCCATGGCGATCCCAAGAATCCCCGCGTCCTCGTCCAGGAGCATGAGGGCGCGCAGGAGCACGCGGAGCGGCTGCTGCCCATGGCGCGCGAACTGCTGGCGCAGGCCGGGCTGGACGTGGCCGACCTGGATGCCGTGGCCTTCGGCCAGGGGCCGGGCGGCTTCACCGGGCTGCGGGTGGCCTGCGGCGTGGCCCAGGGCATCGCGCTGGCGCGGGACATTCCGGTCCTGCCCGTGGTCTCCCACCAGGCCGTGGCCGCGCTGGTGCCGGCGCGGCCGGACCAGGCCCTGGTGGTGGCCCTGGACGCGCGGATGGAAGAGGTCTACCTGGCGGTCTACCGCCGGGTGGACGGCGCCGCCGACGATACCCGCTGGGATGTCCTGCAGCCGCCCATGCTGATCGCGGCCGCCGAGGCGGTGCCCTGGACCGAGGCCCAGGTCGCCGGCTGGAGCGGGCGCTGCGGCGCGCCCCTGTCCGTGGTGATCGCCGGCGACGCCTGGGACACCCTGGCCGAGCACATGGCGCCCCCGGCGGATTGGCCGCGTTTCGACGCCACCCGGCCCGAGGCGCGCCAGGTCGCCCGGCTGGCCGCGCAGGCGTGGCGCCGCGGCGAGGCCGTGGCGGCGGAACTGGCGGCGCCGCTCTACGTGCGCGACAAGGTCGCGTTCACGACGGCGGAGCGTATGCAGGGGCAGGGCGGCAATCCCCGGGCGGAGCCGGCCGCGCCCTCGGCGCAGCACCTGCCGCCCGTGCCGGCGGGGGCGGTGGTCGAACTCGGGCCGTTGCACAGCGACGACCTGGACGAAATGGCCCGCATCGAGGCCGCGGTGCAGGCTTTTCCCTGGACGCGCGGAAACTTCGCCGATGCGCTGGCCTCCGGCTACGACACCTGCGGCGTGCGCCGCGCCGGCCGCCTGCTGGGCTTCTGCATCCTGATGCATGCCCCCGACGTGTCGCACCTGCTGGTGATCGCCGTCGAGAAATCCCTGCACGGCCAGGGCCTGGGAACGCAATTGATGCGCTGGTGCGAGGAACGCGCGGCGGCGCGCGGCATCGGCGGCGTGCTGCTGGAGGTGCGGCCGTCCAATACCCGCGCCCTGGCCTTCTACGAACGGCACGGATTTCTCAAGATAGGCGTGCGGCGCGGTTATTATCCGGCCGGAAAAGGACAGCGCGAGGACGCCGTGGTGATGCAGAAGCGCTTGGCGCATGACGAAGAGGCAGGCAATGACTGAGGCGGGAGCCCCGGCGCCCTTGCGCGTCAATGCCCTGCAACGGGCCTGGCTGCGCGAGATCGGCATCGAGAAGGTATGGGCGCGCCAGGAGCCGGGCGAACCGGAGTCCGGCGCTGCCGGCCGTCCCGGCGCGGACGCCGCGATGGCGGGCGCGGCCGCATTGGCGGCGGCGCGCGGTTTGGCGCCGGCATCGGGGCAGGCTTCGGGGCAGGCCGGCGCCGCCACCCAGATCGGTGCGGCAGGCGCCGCGAGGGCCGTCGCCGCGGCGGATCCCGCGGCGGCCGCCGGCGCAATGGCTGCGGCCGCGGCCGGCGACGCTGGTGTCGGATCTGGTTCGGACGCCGGCGCCGGCGCGGCGCGCCCGGACGGCGCTCCCATGCGCCCCGCGGGTCCCGCCGGAGCGGCCGCCGCGGCTGCCCGCGGCCAGGCGCCGCGGCCGCCCGCGATAGGGGCCCGGCCGGGCGCCCAGTCCAGGCCGGCCGCCTCGGCCAAGGGCGAGCATGTCCCCGCGCCGATGCCCGACGTGAACACGCTGGATATCGATCAATTGCGCGAGCAGGTCAGCGGCTGCACCGCCTGCGGCCTGTGCAACGGCCGCCGCCAGGCCGTATTCGGCGACGGCGCGCGTCCGGCGCGCTGGATGGTGGTGGGCGAGGCCCCGGGGGAGCAGGAAGACCGCCAGGGGCTGCCGTTCGTCGGCCGTTCGGGCCAATTGCTGGACGCCATGCTGGCCGCCGTGGGCATGACGCGCCGCGACGACGTGTTCATCGCCAACGTCATCAAGTGCCGGCCGCCCGGCAACCGCAATCCCAAGCCCGAGGAAATCGCCGCCTGCAGTCCTTACCTGATGCGCCAGATCGCCTTGCTCAAGCCGGAACGCATCCTGGTGCTGGGCCGTTTCGCGGCCCAGACCCTGCTGGGAACCGACGCGGCGGTGGGCAGCCTGCGCGGACGGGTGCATACCCTGCGCGCCGACGACGGGCGGGAAATTCCCGTCGTGGTGAGCTATCACCCGGCCTATCTGCTGCGCAGCCCGAGCGAGAAGGCGCGCAGTTGGAAGGACTTGCGGCTGGCCGTGGCCGGCTCCTGAACTCGGAGCTCCTGAACCCGGGGCGCCCGACCCCGGGCGTCAATGCCGGCCGTGACCGTGACCGTGGCCGTGGCTCAGCGCCTGGCCATGGCCTTCCTGGCCGATCTGTTCCAGCAGCTCCGGCGTCTTGCGCAGGTTGTTGTGGCTCCAGCGCATGAAAATCAGCATCAGCAGGGCCACGGCGGTGCCGAAGATGAAGATCACGATGCTGATGGGAAGATCCAGGTACAGCAGCACGGTGTAGATCGCCACCATCAGCAGGATGTTCAACTGCTCGTTGAAGTTCTGCACCGCGATGGAATGGCCGGCGGACAGCAGCACGTGACCGCGGTGCTGGAGCAGGGCGTTCATCGGCACGACGAAGAAGCCGGCCAGGCCGCCGATCACCAGCAGCAGCGCGTACACGCTGGCGGTGGCGTGGACGAAGGGCATGAACAGCACCACCACCCCCATCAGGGCGCCGATCGGCAGCACGTCCAGGGCGCGGCGCAGCGGCACGCGTCCGGCCAGCACCGAGCCGATGACCGTGCCCACCGCCGCGACCAGCATCAGGATGGAGGACTGGCTCAGCTTGTAGCCCAGGTGGTGGCGGCCCCATTCGATCACGATCAGTTGCAGGGTCGCGCCCGCGCCCCAGAACAGGGTGGTGACCGCCAGGGAGATCTGGCCCAGGCGGTCCTTCCACAGGATGCGCACGTAGCCGCCGAAGGTGGTGATCAGCTTGATGGGGTTCTTCTGCTGCGGCGGATAGCGGACGTGGGTGTTGGGGATCACCAGGTTGCAGGCCGCCGCCACCAGGTACACCGCGGCGATCACCAGGATGGCGGCCTCCGCCGGGGTGTGGGCCAGGCGGCGCACCAGGGGGTAATGCAGCAGCGCGTGGGAGACGAAGGGGGAGATCAGCGCGCTGCCCAGGGCCGTGCCGAGGATGATGGAAAACACCGTCAGGCCCTCGATCCAGCTATTGCCCTTGATCAGCATGTGCGGCGGCAGCATTTCCGTGACGATGCCGTACTTGGCCGGCGAATAGGCGGCGGCGCCCACGCCGACCAGCGCGTAGGCGGCGCTGACTAGGTAGACCTGATGATCGTGGCTGATGCCCAGGCTGGCGTAGGAGAACATCAGCAGACAGCCCGCCACCTTCAGGGCGTTGGTCACGAACATGACGCGGCCCTTGGGGTAGGAGTCGGCGAAGGCGCCGACGAAGGCCGCCAGCAGCACGTAGGCCAGGGCGAAGGACCATTTCATGACCGGCGTCATCCAGTCCGGGCCGCGCAATTCCTCGATCAGGGCGATGGCCGCGATGAACAGCGCGTTGTCCGCCAGGGACGACAGGGCCTGTGCGGCCATGACCAGATAAAAGCCTCGTTTCAAAAGTGTCCCCGCGCGACGTCGTCGTCCAGTTGCCGGCCGTTCGCCGTTTTCAAAATATAGGCCGTGCAAGGGCTCCCACGCTCGCGGACGGGCCGCTTCGGCGCCCGCCATGGCGCATTTTTGGGCATGGGATGGCCCGCCGCCAAAAAAAAAAGTGTCAGCGAGTATAGCGTCCGGCGCCCCCATGGCGTCTTGGGAAGATTCCCGAAATGCCGGCGGGCGCGACCCCGCGAAGGTAATCAAGTGCATCGGCGGCGGCCCGTTTCGGGCGCTTGGGCCGCACATGGCGTACCTGCCCGGGGTTACACCTGGGGTATCATAGGGCCCGAATTGATTCCACGCGGTCCCCGAGGACCGGGTGCTTGCGTCGGCCCCCCGGGGCCGATTTGCAATCTGTGCGGCAGGTCCGTTCAACGCTTCGTTCAACCCTCCCGTCCGTCCCTGATCTATTGTGCGTCTTACCCAGTTAAAACTCGCCGGCTTCAAATCGTTCGTC
This genomic interval from Bordetella genomosp. 10 contains the following:
- the risS gene encoding sensor histidine kinase RisS — translated: MILSSMASRIRLGLFGRTFLLLAALMLVSLGAWLQVFFSMELGPRANQMAQRVVTAVNITRTALVYSQADERSKLLLDLATNEGIQVYPREVTDFAEPLPHDDYWQRVADHIRSRFGPETQISWGVNQVPGFWVSFQIDHDLYWLVFEREQIGLTGGIEWLGWGATALLLSLVGAAVSVGFVNRPLSRLARAAQILSRGETPAPLPENGPAEIRDLNASFNRMAKDIRQTEADRELMLAGISHDLRTPLARMRLEIEMSGVSEDARQAIDEDLAQIDHSIGQLMEYARPAGTLPQMATDISSVLTELLERERSHTASTGGELEAFITPGLRARITALDLKRIVSNLIENARRYGRSGDGQAHLVMAVQPEGNIIAIEVSDRGPGIATDDVERLLRPFSRGEAARTGVSGAGLGLAIVERLLKHVGGSLKMLPRQGGGLTARIELPKTKIRNYQLDSENQ
- the tsaB gene encoding tRNA (adenosine(37)-N6)-threonylcarbamoyltransferase complex dimerization subunit type 1 TsaB; amino-acid sequence: MNLTLLALETSSSRCGVALLHGDPKNPRVLVQEHEGAQEHAERLLPMARELLAQAGLDVADLDAVAFGQGPGGFTGLRVACGVAQGIALARDIPVLPVVSHQAVAALVPARPDQALVVALDARMEEVYLAVYRRVDGAADDTRWDVLQPPMLIAAAEAVPWTEAQVAGWSGRCGAPLSVVIAGDAWDTLAEHMAPPADWPRFDATRPEARQVARLAAQAWRRGEAVAAELAAPLYVRDKVAFTTAERMQGQGGNPRAEPAAPSAQHLPPVPAGAVVELGPLHSDDLDEMARIEAAVQAFPWTRGNFADALASGYDTCGVRRAGRLLGFCILMHAPDVSHLLVIAVEKSLHGQGLGTQLMRWCEERAAARGIGGVLLEVRPSNTRALAFYERHGFLKIGVRRGYYPAGKGQREDAVVMQKRLAHDEEAGND
- a CDS encoding IspD/TarI family cytidylyltransferase, translating into MSVSLLALVPAAGIGARAQRSGAGAVQAGRAPASAAGGPAAGGAHAVPHAVSDAVPAPTLAPAPLPKQYRLLRGQPMLRHAVAALLADPRIGEVRVAVAPDDPWAAPALAGLPRTVVRYCGGATRAGTVAQALADSGAAPDDWVLVHDAARPGLPADALARLIDACLGDAVGGLLALPVADTVKAGRKDAGGTAGAAADGPVRVARTVDRDGLWLAQTPQMFRAGMLADALAAAARDGVPVTDEASALEAAGHAPLLVPGALRNFKVTWPDDFDLMEKWL
- a CDS encoding peroxiredoxin yields the protein MKTVGDKLEPFKVAGVKPGFNQHEENGVSAFEDITESSFPGKWKVIYFYPKDFTFVCPTEIVGFNKLAKDFEDRDAVLLGGSTDNEFVKLAWRREHPDLNKLGHYQFGDTTGALVDQLGIREKSAGVALRATFIVDPDNVIQHVSVNNLNVGRNPEEVLRLLDGLQTDELCACNRSVGGATL
- the lplT gene encoding lysophospholipid transporter LplT, whose amino-acid sequence is MKRGFYLVMAAQALSSLADNALFIAAIALIEELRGPDWMTPVMKWSFALAYVLLAAFVGAFADSYPKGRVMFVTNALKVAGCLLMFSYASLGISHDHQVYLVSAAYALVGVGAAAYSPAKYGIVTEMLPPHMLIKGNSWIEGLTVFSIILGTALGSALISPFVSHALLHYPLVRRLAHTPAEAAILVIAAVYLVAAACNLVIPNTHVRYPPQQKNPIKLITTFGGYVRILWKDRLGQISLAVTTLFWGAGATLQLIVIEWGRHHLGYKLSQSSILMLVAAVGTVIGSVLAGRVPLRRALDVLPIGALMGVVVLFMPFVHATASVYALLLVIGGLAGFFVVPMNALLQHRGHVLLSAGHSIAVQNFNEQLNILLMVAIYTVLLYLDLPISIVIFIFGTAVALLMLIFMRWSHNNLRKTPELLEQIGQEGHGQALSHGHGHGHGRH
- a CDS encoding carboxymuconolactone decarboxylase family protein → MEFIQSIKELVPDWAKDIRLNLDSVIGRSTLPAEDAVGAALAAAFAARSPVLVEAFKKGLSEADANGALTAASLMGMNNVWYPYVEMSGDAQLKGLPAQLRMNAYATSGGVDKKRFELFALCASIIGKCHFCVESHYALLKQEGYSTEQLRDVGRIAAVVNATAQVLAAQGK
- a CDS encoding uracil-DNA glycosylase, which translates into the protein MTEAGAPAPLRVNALQRAWLREIGIEKVWARQEPGEPESGAAGRPGADAAMAGAAALAAARGLAPASGQASGQAGAATQIGAAGAARAVAAADPAAAAGAMAAAAAGDAGVGSGSDAGAGAARPDGAPMRPAGPAGAAAAAARGQAPRPPAIGARPGAQSRPAASAKGEHVPAPMPDVNTLDIDQLREQVSGCTACGLCNGRRQAVFGDGARPARWMVVGEAPGEQEDRQGLPFVGRSGQLLDAMLAAVGMTRRDDVFIANVIKCRPPGNRNPKPEEIAACSPYLMRQIALLKPERILVLGRFAAQTLLGTDAAVGSLRGRVHTLRADDGREIPVVVSYHPAYLLRSPSEKARSWKDLRLAVAGS
- the ispF gene encoding 2-C-methyl-D-erythritol 2,4-cyclodiphosphate synthase, encoding MTIPFRVGQGFDVHALVEGRPLIVGGVTIPHTHGLLGHSDADVLLHAVTDAVLGAAGLGDIGRHFPDTDPAYKGADSRVLLRAAMAKVAEAGWQVVNVDATVHAQAPKIGPHAAGMAANIAADLRVAVEAVNVKAKTNEGLGYLGRKEGIAATVVALLARA
- the risA gene encoding response regulator transcription factor RisA, whose amino-acid sequence is MNTQNTTPTRKVLVVDDDPRLRDLLRRYLSEQGFNVFVAEDAKEMGKLWQREHFDLLVLDLMLPGEDGLSICRRLRGGHDNTPIIMLTAKAEEIDRIVGLEMGADDYLSKPFNPRELLARINAILRRRGTEEHPGAPSQENESIAFGPYVLNLSTRTLTRNNEQVPITTGEFSVLKVFARHPKIPLSRDKLMELARGREYEAFDRSLDVQISRLRKLIEPNPSKPVFIQTVWGLGYVFVPDGGS